From a region of the Heliangelus exortis chromosome 19, bHelExo1.hap1, whole genome shotgun sequence genome:
- the CUX2 gene encoding homeobox protein cut-like 2 isoform X9 has translation MIMTNLEKANQRAEAAQREVESLREQLAAVNSSLRLACCSPPGTAGDKVNYSMCSGSRLEAALAAKDREILRLLKDVQHLQSSLQELEESSANQIAELEGQLAAKNEAIEKLEEKLQAQADYEEIKTELSILKAMKVASTGCSLPQSISKAEEALLLGKEAFYPSQKYLLEKPNLLASAEEDHSEDEAGKDSLAMEQPYPSPQHAPADEPTSPAPLPGPGMAPDAPRPFSLSPFPGGERLSGDPKPPHLHPPAYKSEPAGGGGPSLPSTFFGAKSSTGPPATVPAPSPPSEPSEGSSAEEEQLDTAEIAFQVKEQLLKHNIGQRVFGHYVLGLSQGSVSEILARPKPWRKLTVKGKEPFIKMKQFLSDEQNVLALRTIQVRQRGSITPRIRTPETGSDDAIKSILEQAKKEIESQKGGEPKTPSASQAVANGAGGSSSEEAIKSILEQARREMQAQQQALLEMESGGSGRPGDTPPAERSTLATVSQNIVPTYVKQEEGSGSSPGPPQTPLAVLSPAAFVQSIIRKVKSEIGDAGSYFDQHWASERSLLSRPYTSVSPSLSSSSSSYSSMANGRGWPRGEPGESGANEDELTPVDDEPQRVTEMKAEGAGTEPGPGGRLSYYPAYVPRTLKPTVPPLTPEQYEMYMYREVDTLELTRQVKEKLAKNGICQRIFGEKVLGLSQGSVSDMLSRPKPWSKLTQKGREPFIRMQLWLTDQLGQGISQQPTPSQASPVEPQPSPSPPPSPAEQEKGCQEPLTLALESSKENQQPESRSTPALGGKSYPNSQGPVGIQEIVAMSPELDTYSITKKVKEVLTDNNLGQRLFGESILGLTQGSVSDLLSRPKPWHKLSLKGREPFVRMQLWLNDPHNVEKLRDMKKLEKKAYLKRRYGLTGTGSDSESPGARSECASPGLQPQDLSLLQIKKPRVVLAPEEKEALKKAYQLEPYPSQQTIELLSFQLNLKTNTVINWFHNYRSRMRREMLVEGTQDNDTDPEQSSGTAIPGHRPPHSPDSDAEDHKPTFGGAEHPCAATTTTTTPVKVKEEEQGDAGGWSRWRDSRSPAGAAEGTGPPQEERGAAPHAAAPNAGSLPRRGGRAGANTGGPPPPPHPDSSQSSAGSSHCSLEVSPTSPSAASSPGLAGSASPGPSSAGPVSPALPPAPGPRLSTSVQRRHEKMANLNNIIHRLERAANREEALEWEF, from the exons ATGATCATGACAAACCTCGAAAAAGCCAACCAG CGAGCGGAGGCGGCGCAGAGGGAAGTGGAGAGCCTGCgggagcagctggcagcagtCAACAGCTCCCTTCGCCTGGCCTGCTGCTCCCCCCCAGGCACTGCCGGG GACAAAGTGAACTATTCCATGTGCTCAGGGTCGAGGCTagaggcagctctggctgccaAGGACCGGGAGATCCTGAGGCTCCTGAAGGATGTGCAGCACCTCCAGAGCtcactgcaggagctggaggaatcCTCTGCCAACCAGATCGCTGAGCTGGAGGGGCAGCTGGCTGCCAAGAACGAAGCCATCGAG aagctggaggagaagctgcaggcACAGGCGGACTATGAGGAGATCAAAACCGAGCTGAG CATCCTGAAGGCAATGAAGGTGGCCTCCACGGGCTGCAGCCTTCCCCAG AGCATATCGAAGGCAGAGGaggccctgctgctggggaaggaggctTTCTACCCCTCACAGAAGTACCTGCTGGAGAAGCCCAACCTCCTGGCCAGTGCAG AGGAGGATCACTCTGAAGATGAGGCGGGGAAGGATTCACTGGCCATGGAGCAGCCATACCCATCCCCCCAGCACGCCCCAGCGGATGAGCCCACCTCCCCTGCACCCCTGCCTGGCCCCGGCATGGCCCCTGATGCCCCCCGCCCTTTCTCACTATCCCCCTTCCCAGGGGGCGAACGGCTTTCGGGGGACCCCAAGCCCCCCCACCTCCATCCACCTGCCTACAAGAGTGAGCCCGCTGGTGGGGGGGGCCCATCCTTGCCCTCCACCTTCTTCGGGGCCAAAAGCAGCACCGGACCCCCGGCCACCGTGCCAGCCCCCAGCCCGCCCAGCGAGCCCTCCgagggcagcagtgctgaggaggagcagctggacaCGGCCGAAATCGCCTTCCAGGtgaaggagcagctgctgaagcacAACATCGGGCAGAGGGTGTTCGGGCACTACGTGCTGGGGCTGTCCCAGGGCTCCGTCAGCGAGATCCTGGCCCGGCCCAAACCCTGGCGCAAGTTGACGGTGAAGGGGAAGGAGCCGTTCATCAAGATGAAGCAGTTCCTCTCCGACGAGCAGAACGTGCTGGCCCTGAGGACTATCCAGGTGCGCCAGAGAG GTAGCATCACACCACGGATCAGGACACCGGAGACCGGCTCTGACGACGCCATCAAAAGCATCCTGGAGCAGGCAAAGAAGGAGATTGAGTCACAGAAGGGAG gggaacCCAAAACACCTTCAGCATCACAGGCAGTGGCCAACGGggcaggtggcagcagctcagaggaggcCATCAAGAGCATCCTGGAGCAGGCACGGCGGGAGATGCAGGCGCAGCAGCAGGCGCTGCTGGAGATGGAGTCGGGGGGCAGCGGGCGCCCCGGGGACACCCCCCCCGCCGAGCGCTCCACGTTGGCCACCGTCAGCCAGAACATCGTCCCCACCTACGtcaagcaggaggagggaagtgGGTCCAGCCCTGGCCCCCCCCAGACGCCCCTGGCTGTCCTCTCGCCCGCTGCCTTCGTCCAGAGCATCATCCGGAAGGTGAAGTCGGAGATCGGGGACGCCGGCTCCTACTTTGACCAGCACTGGGCATCGGAGCGGAGCCTGCTCAGCCGACCCTACACCTCCgtctccccttccctctcctcctcctcctcgaGCTACTCCAGCATGGCCAACGGCCGGGGCTGGCCACGGGGTGAGCCTGGTGAGAGTGGTGCTAACGAGGATGAGTTGACACCAGTGGACGATGAGCCCCAGCGGGTGACGGAGATGAAGGCGGAGGGAGCGGGCACGGAGCCCGGGCCGGGTGGTCGCCTCTCCTACTACCCCGCCTATGTGCCACGGACCCTGAAGCCCACTGTGCCACCACTGACACCAGAGCAGTACGAGATGTACATGTACAGGGAGGTGGACACGCTGGAACTGACCCGTCAGGTCAAGGAGAAGTTGGCCAAGAATGGCATCTGCCAAAGGATCTTTGGAGAGAAG GTGCTGGGACTGTCCCAGGGCAGCGTCAGTGACATGTTGTCACGGCCCAAACCATGGAGCAAGCTGACACAGAAGGGACGAGAGCCCTTCATCCGCATGCAGCTCTGGTTGACCGACCAGTTGGGCCAAGGCATCAGCCAGCAGCCAACCCCCTCTCAGG ccagccccGTGGAGCCCCAGCCGTCCCCCTcaccaccccccagccctgctgagcaggagaagggctgCCAGGAGCCCCTCACCCTGGCCTTGGAGAGCAGCAAGGAGAACCAGCAGCCTGAGAGCCGGTCCACGCCTGCGTTGGGTGGGAAGAGCTACCCCAACAGCCAGGGGCCCGTGGGCATCCAGGAGATCGTGGCCATGTCCCCTGAGTTGGACACCTACTCCATCACCAAGAAGGTCAAGGAGGTCTTGACAGACAACAATTTAG GCCAGCGGCTGTTTGGGGAGAGCATCCTGGGCCTGACGCAGGGCTCGGTGTCCGATCTCCTCTCCAGGCCCAAGCCGTGGCACAAGCTGAGCCTGAAGGGGAGGGAGCCCTTCGTCCGCATGCAGCTCTGGCTCAACGACCCCCACAACGTAGAGAAGCTGCGTGACatgaagaagctggagaagaaag CCTACCTGAAACGTCGCTACGGGCTGACGGGCACCGGCTCGGACAGCGAGTCCCCCGGCGCCCGCTCCGAGTGCGCCAGCCCTGGCCTGCAGCCACAGgacctcagcctcctccagatCAAGAAGCCGCGGGTGGTGCTGGCCCCAGAGGAGAAAGAAGCCCTGAAGAAAGCCTACCAGTTGGAGCCCTACCCCTCCCAGCAGACCATTGAGTTGCTCTCCTTCCAGCTCAACCTCAAGACCAACACCGTCATTAACTGGTTTCACAACTACAG GTCACGGATGCGCCGGGAGATGCTGGTGGAGGGCACTCAGGACAACGACACGgacccagagcagagcagtgggaCGGCCATCCCTGGGCACCGGCCACCCCACAGCCCCGATTCGGATGCTGAGGACCATAAACCCACGTTTGGGGGGGCCGAACACCCTTGTgccgccaccaccaccaccaccacgcCGGTCaaggtgaaggaggaggagcagggggacGCGGGCGGTTGGAGCCGCTGGCGGGACTCGCGCAGCCCGGCCGGGGCGGCTGAGGGGACCGGACCCCCTCAGGAGGAGCGGGGGGCGGCCCCTCACGCCGCCGCCCCCAACGCCGGCAGCCTGCCGCGGCGGGGAGGTCGCGCCGGTGCCAACACGGGGGGACCCCCACCGCCGCCACACCCCGACAGCTCCCAGTCCTCCGCCGGCTCATCCCATTGCAGTTTGGAGGTCTCCCCAACGTCACCTTCAGCGGCCTCCTCTCCCGGCCTCGCCGGCTCGGCCTCACCGGGCCCATCCTCTGCCGGGCCGGTTTCGCCGGCTCTGCCACCGGCTCCCGGCCCCCGGCTCAGCACCAGCGTCCAGCGGCGCCACGAGAAGATGGCCAACCTCAACAACATCATCCACCGCCTGGAGCGGGCTGCCAACAGGGAGGAGGCCCTCGAGTGGGAGTTCTGA